The Nostoc cf. commune SO-36 genomic sequence AGCGATCGCCGCAGTTTCAAGTATCATATCCTGCCTTGACTATGTATATCCTATTTACTATTAACACACCGTTTTAGTTCTAAATTCCGCAATTTAGTTCATAAATTTAGATATAGCTGAGTTTTTTAGATATTTAAATATTTTATCGAACAGAATTCAGGAGTCAGGAGTCAGAATGGGCTAAACGCCCCGCTACCGCTAACAGAATGAATTCTGTGCGAGTGGCGGATAGCGGAGCATTAGCGAGTATTCGAGCGTTGCGTCTGAATAACCGGCGTTTTTGCACCCCCACCAAATCTACAATTTGGTGGTCTTCTCTACGAGACGCAAGCGCAAACAATTCCTGCGCGGTCGGAATCCCCGACTGATAGCGGAGCGGTAGCGAGTATTCGAGCGTCGCGTCTTGATTCTGACTCCTGAATTCTGACTTCTGAATTCTTCTTCAATGCTTTTTTTACACACTACATCGTGTACAGTCTTTCTATTTTTGAGTGTTTGGCGGTGCGTTAGGCTGAAGCCGTAACTCACCCTACTGGCTTTAAGTATAAAATTATGATTTTTATTAACAAACCCATGCGTTTCATCAACAAACTCATGTGTTTCATCAACAAACCCATGCGTTTCATTAACAAACCCATGCGTTTCATTAACAAACCCATGCGTTTCATTAACAAACTCATGCGTTTCATCAACAAACTCATGCGTTTCATCAACAAACTCATGCGTTTCATCAACAAACTCATGCGTTTCGTCAACAAAAGCATAATTTTTGCGACAAATACTGATATTTACATTATATTTAGATACTAATTTGTGAGGATTTTACTGAACTAAAATCGGGCTTTAGTAAGTCAAACTAGCTCTAAAGCAATAAAAAGGATACATTTATGCCTGCTCAAAAACGTACATACCGCGTTTTAGAAAAAGCTGAATTAAGAGTGGCGGGGCTGAAAGCAATTGATCCTAGTATGGATTTTGGGGATGCTCGCAATTTGCAAAACATGACACAATTAATTGAGCAGTACCGTAGCAAGATAGACGCTTATAATACTGCTTTAACCGTGATCAACTCTTCTAGAAATGAGATGGAAGAATTGGATAAAACTTTAAGTGACCTCACTGAGAAAATGCTCATTGGAGTTGCTTTTAAATACGGCAAAGATAGCCGAGAATATGAAATGGCGGGTGCTGTTCGGAAAAGCGATCGCATTCGCAAAAGCTTAGTCACCCGCTTAAAAAATAGTACAGAACAAGTATCTACTAATAACACCCAAACCGTATAGTTTTATCACTCAAGTTATTACAAAAGTCTTCGTTTTACAGCACTTTTGAACTAAATTCAGCAACGTTAAAATTTCACTTAGTTTGAAAGATATTTTGTACCATTTTTTTGTCTGCATTTGCTGCCGCCTTATCTAACTCTGCAATCTCACCAGCGTCTAATTGCCAACCTAACGCACCAAGATTCTGCCTCGCCTGTTCGACGCTCTTTGCTCCAGGGATGGGAATAGTCCCTTTACAGATGCACCAATTAATTGCCACCTGTGACATGGTTTTATTTCTGAACTGTGCCACCTCTTGCAAACATCCCAAAAGCGATCGCATTCCTGGTAATATCTGCCTAAATAATAGACCTCGGATGCCTTTAGGCCAAGGGCCTTGCTCAGAGTATTTTCCTGTTAGTAGTCCCAAAGCTAGCGGGCTGTAGGCAATCAATTTAATTCCCAACTCATCACAAAGGTCTTTGAGTTTTAGCTGAGTGACAGGATATGTAGACGATAAAGAGTATTGAACTTGCAGAGTACTAATCGGTACACCTCGTTCAGCAAACTTTATCTGCACTTGCTTAAGCCGTTTCGGCCCATAATTGGATAGTCCCACTCCCTTGACCAGTCCTTGCTCATAGACATCGGCAAGACCATCCAACAATCCTTCTTCTTGCCAAAGAGCATAGTTTGCTGTAGACCAGTGCATCTGTACCAAATCTACATTCTTTCCCAACCGTTGAGCAGATGCTTTGCAAGCATTAACCATTGATTGGCGTGTCCATCTCCACGGGTAAGCAGCCAACTTAGTAGCAATACAAATATTTTCTTTACCTAAACCGACATATTCTCGGTTGAATCGTCCTAAAAGTAACTCACTCCGACCATTCAATCTGCCAGTTCCGTAAGAATCACCTGTATCAAATAAGGTCACACCGTTGCTTACACAAAGGTTAAAAACGGCTTGCAACTGGTCATCCATACTTTCGTTATATCCCCACAGCAGTTGGTTGCCCCAAGCCCAAGTGCCGCAGCCCATGATTGGGAGTAAAAGTTTTTGGAGACTCTGCATCTTTGCTCCCTGTAAATTGCTTTATTAATTATCAGACATATATAGCGGTTCCCACTCAGATGCGGTACAAGATTATATCGCCAGGTGTAGGGGCACGGCAGTGCCCATAGGTGTCAACTTAACGTGAAAGCCAGCCTAGAACCCAATACGGTTCAGTTAAGGCTAAAACCTTTTGTGAAATCAATTTTTTTAATGAACCACAGAGGCGCAGAGAACACAGAGAGAAGGAAAAATGCTTAACTGAACTGTATTGGCCTAGAACCAGTTTTTACATATTGTCTCGTTGTCTCGTTGTCTCGTTCCCAGTCTCTGACTGGGAATGCCCTCATAGAGGCTCCGCCTCCCTTGCTGGCGGCAGAGCCGCTATGATGAGCATTTCCAGCCCAGAGGCTGGAAACGAGATTTGAAAAGGCTTTCAGCTTAAGTTGACACCAATGGGCAGTGCCGTGCCCCTACGGGTGTACCTCACGTAAACGAGAACCGCCATAGCAGGTATTAAGGCGCGAGTCCCATGATT encodes the following:
- a CDS encoding aldo/keto reductase, which produces MQSLQKLLLPIMGCGTWAWGNQLLWGYNESMDDQLQAVFNLCVSNGVTLFDTGDSYGTGRLNGRSELLLGRFNREYVGLGKENICIATKLAAYPWRWTRQSMVNACKASAQRLGKNVDLVQMHWSTANYALWQEEGLLDGLADVYEQGLVKGVGLSNYGPKRLKQVQIKFAERGVPISTLQVQYSLSSTYPVTQLKLKDLCDELGIKLIAYSPLALGLLTGKYSEQGPWPKGIRGLLFRQILPGMRSLLGCLQEVAQFRNKTMSQVAINWCICKGTIPIPGAKSVEQARQNLGALGWQLDAGEIAELDKAAANADKKMVQNIFQTK